One segment of Aquimarina sp. BL5 DNA contains the following:
- a CDS encoding viroplasmin family protein: MGKKEKFYVVWEGHKPGIYTKWDDCKAAVKGYASAKYKSFESFDLAKKAYNGDYEDYKGKSKPKSSLTKEQLEKIGEPNLYSIAVDAASSGNPGKMEYRGVDTQTVKQLFHQGPFPQGTNNIGEFLALVHGLAYLKKKGSDRILYTDSKIAMGWVQRKTCKTKLQRNAKNKEMFDLVDRAITWLKENKYTTTIVKWETKAWGEIPADFGRK; the protein is encoded by the coding sequence ATGGGCAAGAAAGAAAAGTTTTATGTTGTTTGGGAAGGTCACAAACCGGGTATCTATACCAAATGGGATGATTGCAAAGCAGCAGTAAAAGGGTATGCAAGTGCAAAGTATAAGTCTTTTGAATCTTTTGATTTAGCAAAGAAAGCCTATAATGGGGATTATGAAGATTATAAAGGAAAAAGCAAACCAAAATCTTCTCTTACCAAAGAACAATTAGAAAAAATAGGAGAACCTAATCTATACTCTATAGCTGTAGATGCAGCCTCCAGTGGTAATCCTGGTAAAATGGAGTATAGAGGAGTGGATACACAGACAGTAAAGCAACTTTTTCACCAAGGGCCTTTCCCACAGGGAACAAATAATATAGGTGAGTTTTTAGCATTAGTTCACGGATTAGCATACTTAAAAAAGAAAGGTAGTGATAGAATTTTATATACAGATTCTAAAATTGCCATGGGTTGGGTGCAGAGAAAAACCTGTAAAACAAAGCTACAGCGTAACGCGAAAAACAAGGAAATGTTTGATCTGGTAGATCGGGCAATTACTTGGCTTAAAGAAAACAAATATACTACGACTATAGTGAAATGGGAAACCAAAGCATGGGGTGAAATCCCAGCTGATTTTGGCAGAAAGTAA
- a CDS encoding matrixin family metalloprotease, which yields MKKSKLARLALATLVSFSLLNCEKDSEDVFETNQIDDSKSAHVCIAKWDAPNSAKATSVKDKQWDTGQTIRVKFLNGSNFVQSKVRQYAVEWESYANLKFEWVSSNSSANIKIAFREGQYANEAGSWSYLGTDSNSYSHSMHFGWFDNNTTDSEFRRTTIHEFGHALGLIHEHQNPVAGINWDKETVYAYYAGPPNNWSRAQVDNNLFRRYDASITNYSTYDPLSIMHYPIPAEHTLDGVGVGSNNRLSDTDKQFIGTIYPFPATGGDICAGVAPYNGNASYSTGDQVTYNGDLYQRTASGWSNLGACGPISTDPCDGVAPYNGSASYSAGDQVTYNGDLYQRTASGWSNLGPCGG from the coding sequence ATGAAAAAAAGTAAACTGGCTAGACTAGCCCTGGCTACACTAGTTTCATTTTCTCTATTAAATTGTGAAAAGGACTCTGAAGACGTTTTTGAAACGAATCAGATTGATGATTCCAAAAGCGCACACGTATGTATAGCTAAATGGGATGCACCTAATAGCGCAAAAGCTACTAGTGTTAAAGACAAACAATGGGATACCGGACAAACTATCCGAGTAAAATTTTTAAATGGAAGCAACTTTGTTCAATCTAAGGTTAGACAATATGCAGTAGAATGGGAAAGCTACGCAAATCTAAAATTTGAATGGGTTTCTTCTAATAGCAGCGCGAACATTAAAATTGCCTTTAGAGAGGGTCAATATGCAAACGAAGCTGGTTCTTGGTCTTATCTAGGAACCGATTCTAACAGTTATTCGCATAGTATGCACTTTGGGTGGTTTGATAATAACACCACTGATTCTGAATTTAGAAGAACAACTATTCACGAATTTGGACATGCACTTGGATTGATCCATGAACACCAAAACCCTGTTGCAGGAATTAACTGGGATAAAGAAACCGTATATGCCTATTATGCAGGACCACCAAATAACTGGTCTAGAGCGCAGGTTGATAACAATCTATTTAGACGCTATGATGCTAGTATAACTAACTATAGTACGTATGATCCTCTATCTATTATGCATTACCCAATTCCTGCAGAACATACTCTTGATGGAGTTGGAGTAGGTTCTAATAATCGATTATCAGACACTGATAAACAATTTATTGGCACAATATATCCATTTCCTGCTACTGGCGGAGATATTTGTGCTGGCGTAGCACCATATAATGGTAATGCTTCTTATTCTACTGGAGATCAAGTTACTTATAATGGAGATTTATATCAAAGAACTGCTTCGGGATGGTCAAATCTTGGAGCCTGTGGTCCTATTAGTACCGACCCTTGTGATGGTGTAGCGCCATATAACGGAAGTGCTTCTTATTCTGCTGGAGATCAAGTTACTTATAACGGAGATTTATACCAAAGAACTGCTTCGGGATGGAGTAATCTTGGGCCTTGTGGTGGCTAA
- a CDS encoding carbohydrate-binding protein produces MKTTKLTRLVLISLVSFSLFNCEKESEEIFETNQIETEKAAHVCIEKWNTDDNISKAASVKAKEWETGQTIRVKFLNGNSFVQSKVRQYAVEWEDYANIKFEWVSSNSSANIKIGFREGQFANDGGSWSYLGTDSNNQAHSMHFGWFNNNTSDTEFRRTTIHEFGHALGLIHEHQNPVAGINWDKEAVYAYYAGPPNNWSRAQVDNNLFRRYEANISNYSEYDPKSIMHYPIPAEHTTDGVAVGSNTQLSATDKSFIATIYPGTTTGSGNCDGVSAYNNSASYTVGDQVTYQGSLYQLAASGWNNLGPCDSAPSTDICSGVSAYNSSTSYSVGDQVTYQGSLYQLATSGWNNLGACGG; encoded by the coding sequence ATGAAAACTACCAAATTAACCAGGTTAGTTTTGATCTCTTTAGTTTCATTTTCATTGTTTAACTGTGAGAAAGAATCCGAAGAGATTTTCGAAACAAACCAAATTGAAACAGAAAAAGCCGCTCACGTATGTATCGAAAAATGGAATACTGATGATAACATTTCAAAAGCCGCTAGTGTTAAAGCAAAGGAATGGGAAACAGGTCAAACTATCCGAGTGAAATTTTTGAATGGGAATAGTTTTGTTCAATCCAAAGTTCGACAATATGCAGTAGAATGGGAGGATTATGCAAACATTAAGTTTGAATGGGTTTCTTCTAATAGTAGTGCAAACATTAAAATTGGTTTTAGAGAAGGCCAATTTGCCAATGATGGAGGATCTTGGTCATATCTTGGAACCGACTCTAATAACCAAGCACATAGTATGCATTTTGGATGGTTTAATAATAATACATCCGATACTGAATTTAGAAGAACTACAATTCATGAATTTGGACATGCTCTTGGTTTGATTCACGAACATCAAAATCCTGTAGCTGGTATTAACTGGGATAAAGAGGCTGTATATGCATATTATGCAGGACCACCTAACAACTGGAGTAGAGCACAGGTAGACAATAACCTGTTCAGACGTTATGAAGCAAATATTTCTAACTATAGTGAATACGACCCAAAATCTATCATGCACTATCCTATACCTGCAGAACATACTACAGATGGTGTTGCGGTAGGAAGTAACACGCAATTATCTGCAACAGACAAATCCTTTATAGCCACTATTTACCCTGGCACAACCACCGGAAGTGGTAACTGTGACGGTGTGTCAGCATATAATAATAGTGCTTCGTATACTGTTGGTGATCAGGTAACCTATCAAGGAAGTTTATACCAATTAGCAGCTAGTGGGTGGAACAATCTTGGTCCTTGTGATAGTGCTCCAAGCACTGATATTTGCAGTGGTGTATCGGCATATAATAGCAGTACTTCGTATTCTGTTGGTGATCAAGTTACCTATCAGGGAAGTTTGTACCAATTAGCGACTAGTGGATGGAACAATCTTGGAGCTTGTGGTGGCTAA